A genomic window from Gossypium hirsutum isolate 1008001.06 chromosome D12, Gossypium_hirsutum_v2.1, whole genome shotgun sequence includes:
- the LOC107939791 gene encoding 50S ribosomal protein L7/L12: MKLVRLVKAVCARPSIREIMGPLHVRTFQHDFVPRDPNAKPKRFKYPQVYDPYGPRPPPSDKVVELAERIAALPPEERRQIGPTLTERLRHPKMQVIADEGMDLGAQGGAGAGAGAPKAEEKKEKTAFDVKLEKFDAAAKIKVIKEVRAFTNLGLKEAKELVEKAPVILKQGITKDEANDIMEKIKAAGGVAVME; encoded by the coding sequence ATGAAGTTGGTCAGACTTGTGAAAGCAGTTTGTGCCCGCCCCTCCATTCGTGAAATAATGGGGCCTTTGCACGTCCGGACATTTCAGCATGATTTCGTTCCTAGAGATCCCAATGCTAAGCCTAAAAGGTTCAAATACCCTCAAGTTTATGATCCATATGGCCCAAGGCCTCCACCGTCTGATAAGGTTGTTGAACTGGCAGAGCGAATTGCAGCCCTACCACCAGAAGAACGCAGACAAATCGGTCCTACTCTCACCGAGAGGCTAAGACACCCAAAAATGCAAGTCATTGCAGATGAAGGGATGGACTTGGGTGCACAGGGTGGAGCAGGTGCAGGTGCAGGAGCTCCAAAAGCAGAggagaagaaagagaaaacagCATTCGATGTGAAGTTGGAAAAGTTCGATGCAGCTGCAAAAATCAAGGTAATTAAGGAAGTGAGGGCATTTACTAACTTGGGTTTGAAAGAGGCTAAGGAACTTGTTGAGAAGGCACCTGTTATACTCAAACAAGGGATCACGAAGGACGAAGCAAATGATATAATGGAGAAGATAAAAGCAGCTGGAGGAGTTGCTGTCATGGAATGA